The following are encoded in a window of Castanea sativa cultivar Marrone di Chiusa Pesio chromosome 5, ASM4071231v1 genomic DNA:
- the LOC142636425 gene encoding uncharacterized protein LOC142636425, whose translation MIMMMMRSSVTSSPVPPFLLRSLLVPKSLCSHPQFLNKPQFPENPNPEKMTSEFESEPKNADFTEPISQNSVLTQTHVINTLLTHKNDPRSALNHFKQVERKRGFVKTVDAFCVLLHILVGFPETQKLAKSLLAECVFGDSAPAPAVFVDHLVECANRFGFVLDSRVFNYLLSSYVRANKIEDAVLCYNRMIESDIVPWVPFINILLAALVRRNMFGEIHELHNKMVCRGISGDCYTVHVMMRACLKDEKPEKAEEYFREAKAKGIELDAEVYSIVIQAVCRKPNLSLAFVLLKEMREMGWVPSEGTYTCVIGTCVKHGNMVEALRLKDEMVSCGKSMNLVVATNLMKGYCVQGNLDSALDLFNKIGEDGLSPNKVTYSVLIEWCSKNGNMEKAYELYTQMKEKGIQPSVFNVNSLILGFLKSRSLENAFKLFDEAVECGIVNVFTYNNLLSWLSEKGKVNEAQGIWKKMISKGVEPNVVSYNNLILGHCRKGDMDVANSLFLEMIEKGLKPNVITYSVLMDGYFKKGDTERGFDVFDQMVGVNIVPTDFTFNTVINGLCKVGRTSEAKEMLKSFVERGFIPICLTYNSIIDGFVKEGAINSALSVYREMCESGISPNVVTYTSLINGFCKSNNIDLALKMLNEMKSKGLELDVMAYCTLIDGFCKRRDMESARELFSELREVGLSPNIVVYNSMISGFRNLDNMEAALDLHKKMINEGIPCDLQTYTTLIDGLLKDGKLPLASDLYSEMLSKGIVPDIITYTVLINGLCNKGQLENARKILEDMDGKSMTPSVLIYNTLIAGHFKDGNLQEAFRLHDEMLDRGLVPDEITYDILVNGKAKAVNTLAGVS comes from the coding sequence atgataatgatgatgatgagatcTTCAGTGACTTCTTCTCCAGTCCCTCCGTTTCTTCTCCGCTCTTTATTAGTCCCTAAATCTCTCTGCTCACACCCACAATTTCTCAATAAACCTCAATTTCCCGAGAATCCCAACCCCGAGAAAATGACTTCAGAATTTGAATCCGAACCCAAAAACGCAGATTTCACCGAACCCATTTCTCAAAACTCAGTCTTGACTCAAACCCATGTCATAAACACCCTCCTCACCCACAAGAACGACCCAAGGTCGGCTTTGAATCACTTCAAACAGGTTGAGAGAAAGCGAGGCTTTGTTAAAACCGTGGATGCTTTCTGTGTTTTGCTTCACATTTTGGTGGGCTTCCCGGAGACTCAAAAACTTGCTAAAAGCTTGCTTGCTGAGTGTGTTTTTGGGGATTCAGCTCCGGCTCCGGCTGTTTTTGTCGATCACTTAGTCGAATGCGCCAACAGGTTTGGTTTCGTGTTGGATTCGCGGGTTTTTAATTATCTGTTGAGTAGTTATGTTAGAgctaataaaattgaagatgCTGTGCTTTGTTATAATAGAATGATTGAGAGTGATATAGTTCCTTGGGTACCATTTATCAATATTCTTTTGGCTGCATTGGTTAGGAGAAACATGTTTGGTGAAATACATGAATTGCACAATAAGATGGTATGTAGAGGAATTAGTGGCGATTGCTATACTGTACATGTGATGATGCGTGCGTGTTTGAAGGACGAGAAGCCTGAGAAGGCAGAGGAGTATTTTAGAGAGGCCAAGGCTAAAGGGATAGAACTTGATGCAGAAGTGTATAGTATTGTTATTCAGGCTGTTTGTAGGAAACCCAATTTGAGTTTGGCTTTTGTGTTATTGAAGGAGATGAGAGAAATGGGATGGGTTCCTTCAGAGGGTACTTATACTTGTGTTATAGGAACTTGTGTGAAGCATGGGAATATGGTAGAGGCATTGAGGCTTAAGGATGAGATGGTTAGTTGTGGGAAGTCAATGAATTTGGTTGTGGCGACGAATTTGATGAAGGGGTATTGCGTGCAAGGGAATTTGGATAGTGCTTTGGATTTGTTCAATAAGATTGGTGAGGATGGACTTTCACCAAACAAGGTTACTTACTCAGTTTTGATTGAATGGTGCAGTAAGAATGGGAACATGGAAAAGGCCTATGAACTTTACAcccaaatgaaagaaaagggtATCCAGCCTAGTGTCTTCAATGTGAATTCCTTAATACTTGGGTTCTTGAAATCTCGGTCACTGGAAAATGCATTCAAGCTGTTTGATGAGGCAGTCGAATGTGGAATTGTGAATGTTTTTACATATAATAATCTTTTGTCATGGCTCTCTGAAAAAGGTAAGGTAAATGAGGCTCAAGGTATATGGAAAAAAATGATTAGCAAGGGTGTGGAACCTAATGTAGTGTCTTACAACAACCTGATACTTGGCCACTGCAGAAAGGGGGATATGGATGTTGCAAATAGTTTATTTTTGGAGATGATAGAAAAGGGCTTAAAACCTAATGTGATAACGTATTCTGTTTTAATGGATGGATATTTTAAGAAAGGTGACACTGAACGTggctttgatgtgtttgacCAAATGGTGGGTGTAAATATTGTTCCCACAGACTTCACATTTAACACTGTTATCAATGGTTTGTGCAAAGTTGGCCGCACATCTGAGGCAAAGGAGATGCTGAAGAGCTTTGTTGAGAGGGGTTTCATTCCCATCTGTTTGACTTACAATAGCATTATAGATGGATTCGTCAAGGAGGGTGCCATCAATTCTGCATTGTCTGTTTATAGAGAGATGTGTGAAAGTGGAATTTCCCCCAATGTGGTCACTTACACCAGCTTGATTAATGGGTTTTGCAAAAGCAATAATATTGATCTTGCTCTGAAAATGCTGAATGAGATGAAAAGCAAGGGTCTTGAATTGGATGTCATGGCATATTGCACTCTAATTGATGGGTTTTGCAAAAGGCGAGACATGGAAAGTGCACGTGAACTTTTTTCTGAACTTCGTGAAGTCGGTTTGTCTCCAAATATAGTTGTGTACAATAGCATGATTAGTGGCTTTAGGAATCTAGATAACATGGAAGCAGCCCTTGACTTGcacaagaaaatgataaatGAGGGAATTCCGTGTGATTTGCAAACGTACACTACATTGATCGATGGATTGTTAAAAGATGGGAAATTACCACTTGCATCAGATCTTTACTCGGAGATGCTTTCCAAGGGTATCGTGCCAGACATCATTACATATACTGTTCTAATAAATGGCTTATGTAACAAAGGACAGCTAGAAAATGCACGCAAGATTTTGGAAGACATGGATGGAAAGAGCATGACTCCTAGTGTTCTTATTTATAATACCTTGATTGCTGGACACTTCAAGGATGGGAATCTGCAAGAAGCTTTTAGACTACATGATGAGATGCTTGACAGAGGTCTTGTACCTGATGAGATCACTTATGATATTCTTGTAAATGGGAAAGCAAAGGCAGTAAATACTCTTGCTGGAGTCTCATGA
- the LOC142633406 gene encoding protein GRAVITROPIC IN THE LIGHT 1 → MDTMKPKSALNNKSKLARTFQKVINLRTATKIASNNGICLLTSQPKVKEDYFTDSNNKKKSQQFDKHNEETKAKQRAVFEALVAKLFAGITSIKAAYAELQMAQSPYNSEGIQAADQAVVHELKAISELKRSFFKKELDLSPQVTLMLAEIQEQQSLMRTYQITIKKLQNEADHKDSDISSLQNQLDDSVLFNKSLEKRLNATGPLSMFDNLKLDKLNVTHFVQFLHHTLRSTRSFVKLMIREMESANWDLDEAVKFIEPDAVFTNPNHRSFVFESFVCKTMLEGFNFPHFSPSDTHNHHHHQQQQQQQQEQQDNHRNRLCFDKFKKLTNVNPRRYLFENPNSSFGKFCRAKYLNLVHAKMECSLFGNLNQRKLITSGGVPDSTFFVAFAEMAKRVWLLHCLAFSFGEEVTIFQVRKNCRFSEVYMECVAEDSMFLSGEIDSGGEGSCSNNGELRVCFTVVPGFKLGKTVIQSQVYMFPAITSN, encoded by the coding sequence atggaTACAATGAAACCCAAATCAGCCCTCAACAACAAGAGCAAACTAGCTAGGACTTTCCAAAAGGTCATTAACCTCAGAACAGCCACAAAAATTGCCTCAAACAATGGCATTTGCTTACTCACTTCACAACCCAAAGTCAAGGAAGATTATTTCACAGATagtaataataagaagaagtcCCAGCAATTCGATAAGCATAATGAAGAAACCAAAGCTAAACAGAGAGCAGTGTTTGAAGCTTTGGTGGCTAAGCTTTTCGCTGGCATTACTTCGATCAAAGCTGCTTATGCTGAACTACAAATGGCTCAGAGTCCTTACAacagtgaaggcattcaggcCGCGGACCAGGCCGTGGTTCATGAGCTGAAAGCGATTTCTGAGCTCAAGAGAAGCTTTTTCAAGAAAGAACTTGATCTTTCACCCCAAGTCACTCTCATGCTCGCTGAGATTCAAGAGCAACAGAGCTTGATGAGAACTTACCAAATCACCATCAAGAAGCTCCAGAATGAGGCAGACCACAAAGACTCTGACATTTCTTCGCTTCAAAACCAGCTCGACGACTCGGTTTTATTCAACAAGTCCTTAGAGAAGAGGCTAAACGCAACTGGGCCTCTGTCAATGTTCGATAATCTTAAGCTTGACAAGCTCAATGTCACGCATTTTGTTCAGTTCCTCCACCACACGCTAAGATCCACTCGTAGTTTCGTGAAGCTAATGATTCGTGAAATGGAATCAGCCAACTGGGATCTCGACGAAGCTGTGAAATTCATCGAGCCAGACGCTGTTTTCACAAACCCAAATCACCGATCCTTCGTTTTCGAATCCTTCGTTTGCAAAACCATGCTCGAAGGTTTCAACTTCCCTCACTTTTCACCAAGCGACACTcacaatcatcatcatcatcaacaacaacaacagcagcaacaagaacaacaagacAATCATCGCAACCGCCTCTGTTTCGACAAGTTTAAGAAGCTCACAAACGTTAATCCGCGGCGCTATCTCTTCGAGAACCCAAACTCTTCCTTCGGGAAGTTCTGTCGGGCCAAGTACCTAAACCTCGTACACGCGAAAATGGAATGCTCTCTGTTCGGTAACTTGAACCAGCGAAAGCTCATAACCTCTGGGGGTGTTCCCGATTCAACTTTCTTCGTAGCGTTTGCTGAAATGGCAAAGCGTGTGTGGCTTTTGCACTGCTTGGCTTTCTCGTTTGGTGAAGAGGTAACCATTTTTCAGGTAAGGAAGAATTGTAGATTCTCTGAGGTCTACATGGAATGTGTGGCTGAGGATTCTATGTTCTTGTCCGGTGAAATTGATAGTGGTGGTGAAGGTAGTTGCAGTAACAATGGCGAGCTTCGAGTGTGTTTCACAGTTGTGCCAGGGTTTAAGCTCGGAAAAACTGTGATACAAAGTCAGGTTTATATGTTTCCGGCTATTACTAGCAACTAG